One part of the Prunus persica cultivar Lovell chromosome G5, Prunus_persica_NCBIv2, whole genome shotgun sequence genome encodes these proteins:
- the LOC18777711 gene encoding uncharacterized protein LOC18777711 produces MDIGDDSSRFCSLPATTSRNMSTSSSTFFSANQSPFFSPRSPSFQLSESTRSEAPCDSILLSTDPLSSSSGIPDLESLANVRYKLSTMSLAPAASVSGDFQKFDRVSSSTGISNSVLSSHSHARGYDYSGQRERQKKHARNYGAPHTSGPVSLTSNRLRSCDVFIGLHGRKPSLLRFANWLRVELEVQGMSCFVSDRSRCRNSRKHGIVERAMDVSSFGIVILTRKSFRNPYTIEELRFFSSKKTLVPIFFDLTPGDCLVRDIVEKRGELWEKHGGELWILYGGLEKEWKEAVHSLSRVDEWKLEAQDGNWRDCILRAVTLLAIRLGRRSVVDRLSKWREKVEKEEFPFPRNENFVGRKKELSELEFILFGDVSGDAERDYFELKARPRRKNLTIGWGRSSSFDERRRERKLEIGSRKGKEPVVWKESEKEIEMQSTELPQKKHQSKPKSGARYARRKRSTKILYGKGIACVSGDSGIGKTELLLEFAYRYHQRYKMVLWVGGESRYIRQNYLNLWSFLEVDVGVENCLDKNRIKSFEDQEEAAIARVRRELMRNMPFLVVIDNLESEKDWWDHKLVMDLLPRFGGETHIIISTRLPSVMNLEPLKLSYLSGAEAMSLMQGSVKEYTENEELDALRAIEEKVGRSTLGLAIVGAILSELPILPSKLLETTNRMPLKEFSWSGREVNSLRRHTFLLQLVEVCFSIFDHADGPRSLATRMVQASTWFAPTAIPVSLLALAAHKIPEKHQGTWLWRKLLRSLTCGFATSYTKKSAAEATSMLVRFNIARSSTRQDHIHFHELIKLYARKRVLTGVAQAMVQAVITRGSISQHSEHIWAACFLTFGFSHDPIVVELKVSDLLYLVKEVVLPLAIRTFITFSRCNAALELLRLCTNALEAADQAFVTPVEKWLDKSLCWRPIPTNAQLNPYLWQELALSRATVLETRAKLMLRGGQFDIADDLIRKALFIRTSICGEDHHDTVAARETLSKITRLLANVQIHTSP; encoded by the coding sequence ATGGATATTGGAGATGATAGCTCCAGGTTCTGTTCCTTACCGGCTACAACTTCTAGGAATATGTCAACATCATCTTCAACATTCTTTTCAGCAAATCAGTCGCCCTTCTTCTCCCCGAGATCACCATCTTTTCAACTATCTGAATCAACAAGGTCTGAGGCTCCATGTGACAGCATTCTGTTAAGTACAGATCCCCTTAGTTCCAGCTCCGGAATTCCAGACCTTGAATCTTTAGCAAATGTCAGATATAAATTGTCAACCATGTCGCTTGCCCCAGCTGCTTCCGTATCAGGTGATTTTCAGAAGTTTGACCGTGTATCTTCCTCAACGGGCATTTCTAACAGCGTTCTATCTAGTCACAGCCATGCCCGTGGTTATGATTATTCTGGGCAAAGAGAAAGGCAGAAAAAGCATGCAAGAAATTATGGAGCCCCACATACATCGGGTCCAGTTTCACTAACCTCTAACAGGCTGAGGAGCTGTGACGTCTTCATAGGTTTACATGGCCGGAAACCTTCGTTGCTGAGGTTTGCTAATTGGCTCCGAGTTGAGTTGGAAGTTCAGGGGATGAGTTGTTTTGTATCTGACAGATCCCGATGTAGGAATTCCCGTAAACACGGAATTGTTGAGAGGGCCATGgatgtttcttcttttgggaTTGTCATCTTAACAAGGAAGTCGTTCAGAAATCCATACACCATTGAGGAACTGCGATTTTTCTCTAGCAAGAAGACCTTGGTTCCAATATTCTTTGACTTGACTCCAGGTGATTGCCTTGTCAGGGATATAGTTGAGAAGAGAGGAGAGCTGTGGGAAAAACATGGTGGAGAGTTATGGATTTTGTATGGAGGGTTGGAGAAGGAGTGGAAAGAAGCTGTTCATAGCCTCTCTCGGGTCGATGAATGGAAATTGGAAGCTCAGGATGGTAACTGGAGAGATTGTATATTAAGGGCTGTGACATTATTAGCAATCAGATTAGGGAGGAGAAGTGTTGTAGACCGATTGAGCAAGTGGAGAGAGAAGGTGGAGAAAGAGGAGTTCCCATTCCCTCGAAATGAGAATTTTGTTGGTAGGAAGAAGGAACTTTCTGAGCTGGAATTCATACTTTTTGGCGATGTCAGTGGAGATGCAGAAAGAGATTATTTTGAGCTTAAGGCTAGGCCTAGGCGAAAGAACTTGACAATTGGGTGGGGTAGGAGCAGTTCATTTGATGAAAGGCGAAGGGAACGCAAATTGGAGATTGGCagcagaaaaggaaaagaaccaGTTGTCTGGAAGGAGTCAGAAAAAGAGATTGAGATGCAAAGCACTGAGCTTCCTCAAAAAAAGCACCAATCAAAGCCAAAAAGTGGTGCAAGATATGCAAGGAGAAAAAGATCAACGAAGATTTTGTATGGGAAGGGGATTGCTTGTGTGTCTGGGGACTCAGGAATTGGCAAGACAGAGCTTCTTCTTGAATTTGCTTACAGATATCACCAGAGGTACAAGATGGTTTTGTGGGTAGGAGGGGAAAGTAGGTATATTAGACAAAATTATCTGAATCTCTGGTCGTTCTTAGAAGTTGATGTTGGGGTTGAAAATTGCTTGGACAAAAACAGGATCAAAAGCTTTGAAGATCAGGAAGAGGCAGCCATAGCTAGAGTACGCAGAGAACTCATGAGAAACATGCCCTTTTTGGTGGTGATTGATAACTTAGAAAGTGAAAAGGATTGGTGGGATCACAAACTTGTAATGGATCTTCTTCCCCGTTTTGGTGGAGAGACACACATAATAATTTCCACACGCCTTCCTTCTGTGATGAATTTGGAGCCTTTGAAACTTTCATACTTATCTGGGGCTGAGGCAATGTCGCTAATGCAGGGTAGTGTaaaagaatacacagaaaatgaagaattgGATGCTTTACGAGCTATTGAGGAGAAAGTGGGACGGTCAACGTTGGGACTTGCAATTGTAGGTGCAATATTGTCCGAGCTGCCCATTCTTCCAAGTAAGCTATTGGAAACCACTAATAGAATGCCCTTAAAAGAGTTTTCATGGAGTGGCAGGGAGGTTAATTCGTTGAGGCGACACACTTTCCTTCTGCAACTCGTCGAGGTGTGTTTCTCAATTTTTGATCATGCGGATGGACCAAGGAGCTTGGCAACCAGAATGGTCCAGGCAAGTACTTGGTTTGCACCAACCGCAATTCCAGTTTCTTTATTAGCCCTAGCTGCTCACAAGATACCAGAAAAGCATCAAGGGACCTGGTTGTGGAGAAAGTTACTGCGTTCTTTAACTTGTGGCTTCGCTACATCATACACCAAAAAATCAGCAGCAGAAGCAACTTCCATGTTGGTAAGGTTTAATATTGCTAGAAGCAGTACCAGGCAAGACCATATCCATTTCCATGAACTCATCAAGCTATATGCTCGCAAGAGAGTACTGACTGGAGTTGCACAAGCCATGGTTCAAGCTGTCATCACTCGTGGATCAATATCTCAACACTCGGAACATATCTGGGCAGCCTGTTTCTTGACATTTGGATTTAGTCATGACCCTATAGTTGTTGAGCTTAAGGTGTCAGATCTGTTATACCTTGTCAAGGAAGTGGTTTTGCCTCTTGCAATACGGACCTTCATTACATTCTCTCGTTGCAATGCTGCTCTAGAGCTCCTCCGCCTCTGCACCAATGCCCTGGAAGCAGCAGACCAAGCATTTGTTACGCCTGTTGAGAAGTGGCTGGATAAATCACTTTGTTGGAGGCCGATCCCGACTAATGCTCAGTTGAATCCTTACCTTTGGCAGGAGCTTGCGCTGTCGAGAGCCACAGTCCTAGAAACTAGGGCAAAGCTAATGCTTAGAGGGGGACAGTTTGACATAGCTGATGATCTAATTAGGAAGGCTCTTTTTATCAGAACTTCAATCTGTGGTGAAGATCACCATGACACCGTAGCTGCTCGTGAAACTCTTAGCAAGATCACCAGGCTTCTTGCAAATGTTCAAATTCATACTTCACCATAG
- the LOC18775950 gene encoding ubiquitin-conjugating enzyme E2 4, protein MSSPSKRREMDLMKLMMSDYKVEMINDGMQEFYVDFNGPKESPYQGGVWRIRVELPDAYPYKSPSVGFVNKIYHPNVDEMSGSVCLDVINQTWSPMFDLVNVFEVFLPQLLLYPNPSDPLNGEAAALMMRDRSAYEQRVKEYCEKYAKPEDIGGAPEEKSSDDEDLSEDEYDSSDDAVAGQADP, encoded by the exons ATGTCTTCGCCAAGCAAACGCCGTGAGATGGATTTGATGAAACT GATGATGAGTGATTACAAGGTGGAGATGATCAATGACGGCATGCAAGAGTTTTATGTGGATTTCAATGGACCCAAAGAGA GTCCGTATCAGGGAGGTGTCTGGAGGATAAGGGTGGAGCTACCAGATGCTTATCCTTACAAATCTCCATCTGTTGGCTTTGTCAACAAAATTTACCACCCAAATGTTGATGAAAT GTCTGGATCAGTTTGTTTAGATGTTATCAACCAAACTTGGAGCCCCATGTTTG ACCTGGTTAATGTGTTTGAAGTGTTTCTGCCCCAACTTCTTTTATATCCCAACCCATCGGATCCATTGAATGGAGAGGCAGCTGCTTTAATGATGCGTGATCGTTCTGCTTATGAACAAAGAGTAAAAG AGTATTGTGAGAAGTATGCAAAGCCAGAAGACATAGGTGGTGCTCCAGAGGAGAAATCAAGTGATGATGAGGATCTGAGTGAAGATGAATATGACTCCAGTGATGATGCAGTTGCAGGCCAAGCTGATCCATAG